Proteins encoded together in one Streptomyces umbrinus window:
- a CDS encoding maleate cis-trans isomerase family protein → MTALGFLYPGHSAEDDYPRMEQLLGSDIRLQVVHTDIGEDAHRVDALLEMGSAARLAAGVEDLRLSGAEAVVWACTSGSFVYGWEGAHDQVRTLATTAGLPASSTSFAFAHAVRELGVKRVAIAATYPDDVAVLFGNFLTDAGLDVLGVRSSGIITAAEVGTWGEAEVLALARAGDHPEAEAVLLPDTALHTASHIPALEKELGKPVLTANQVTVWEALRLTDRRVNAPELGALFTREPIVQA, encoded by the coding sequence ATGACGGCTCTCGGATTCCTCTACCCGGGCCACTCGGCCGAGGACGACTACCCGCGCATGGAGCAGCTCCTTGGCAGCGACATCCGCCTCCAGGTCGTCCACACGGACATCGGGGAGGACGCCCACCGCGTGGACGCGTTGCTGGAGATGGGCTCGGCGGCCCGGCTCGCCGCCGGGGTCGAGGACCTGCGGCTGTCCGGGGCCGAGGCGGTGGTCTGGGCCTGCACGAGCGGCAGTTTCGTCTACGGCTGGGAGGGCGCCCACGATCAGGTCCGCACCCTGGCCACGACGGCGGGGCTGCCTGCCTCGTCGACGTCCTTCGCGTTCGCCCATGCCGTACGGGAGCTGGGCGTGAAGCGGGTCGCGATCGCGGCGACGTACCCCGACGACGTGGCCGTTCTCTTCGGGAACTTCCTGACGGACGCGGGCCTGGACGTCCTCGGCGTGCGCAGTTCCGGGATCATCACGGCGGCCGAGGTGGGTACGTGGGGTGAGGCCGAGGTGCTGGCCCTGGCCCGCGCGGGCGACCATCCGGAGGCGGAGGCCGTCCTCCTCCCGGACACGGCCCTCCACACGGCCTCCCACATCCCGGCCCTGGAAAAGGAACTCGGCAAGCCGGTCCTCACCGCCAACCAGGTCACGGTCTGGGAGGCCCTACGCCTCACGGACCGCCGCGTGAACGCCCCCGAACTCGGCGCCCTCTTCACCAGGGAGCCGATCGTCCAGGCGTGA
- a CDS encoding LLM class flavin-dependent oxidoreductase has product MAAPDHTPSEPDEIRAEAKGTAQVPLSVLDLVTVGAGRTATDALRTSVKLSRLAEDRGFHRYWVAEHHSMPGVASTSPAVILAHLAAHTTRIRLGSGGVMLPNHAPLVIAEQFGTLEAMAPGRVDLGLGRAPGTDGATAAALRRTERLNEGADDFPEQLAELTRFLDDDFPPGHPYARIHAVPGPIQATSPGGVQSPHRPPIWLLGSSGFSARLAGTLGLPFAFAHHFSAQNTVPALDLYRESFRPSAVLDSPYALIGVSALATDDEKEARRQIMAAALNMVRLRTGRPGLVPTPEEAEAYEFSPMEREFVDSWNTNVVHGTADEVRSGLDDLQKRTGADELMLTANAHSGDVRLRSYELIADAYQLPAVGETQAGEPQA; this is encoded by the coding sequence GTGGCGGCACCGGACCACACCCCCAGCGAACCCGACGAGATCAGGGCGGAGGCGAAGGGGACCGCACAGGTACCCCTCTCCGTCCTGGACCTGGTCACGGTAGGCGCCGGCCGCACCGCGACGGACGCCCTCCGCACCAGCGTCAAGCTCTCCCGCCTCGCGGAGGACAGGGGATTCCACCGCTACTGGGTGGCCGAACACCACTCCATGCCGGGCGTGGCCTCCACCTCCCCCGCCGTGATCCTCGCCCACCTCGCCGCCCACACGACCCGCATCCGCCTGGGCTCGGGCGGCGTGATGCTCCCGAACCACGCCCCGCTGGTCATCGCGGAGCAGTTCGGCACCTTGGAGGCGATGGCTCCCGGCCGCGTCGACCTGGGCCTTGGCCGAGCCCCCGGCACGGACGGCGCCACCGCGGCCGCCCTCCGCCGCACCGAGCGGCTCAACGAGGGCGCGGACGACTTCCCCGAGCAGCTCGCGGAGCTCACCCGCTTCCTGGACGACGACTTCCCGCCCGGGCACCCCTACGCCCGCATCCACGCGGTCCCGGGCCCCATCCAGGCGACCTCCCCCGGCGGAGTCCAGTCCCCGCACCGCCCGCCGATCTGGCTGCTCGGCTCCTCCGGCTTCAGCGCCCGCCTCGCGGGCACCCTCGGTCTGCCCTTCGCCTTCGCGCACCACTTCTCGGCGCAGAACACGGTCCCGGCGCTCGACCTCTACCGCGAGTCCTTCCGGCCGTCGGCCGTACTCGACTCGCCCTACGCCCTGATCGGCGTCTCCGCCCTCGCGACGGACGACGAGAAGGAGGCCCGCCGCCAGATCATGGCCGCCGCGCTGAACATGGTCCGCCTGCGCACCGGCCGCCCCGGCCTGGTTCCCACCCCGGAGGAGGCGGAGGCGTACGAGTTCAGCCCGATGGAGCGGGAGTTCGTCGACTCCTGGAACACGAACGTCGTCCACGGCACCGCCGACGAGGTCCGCTCCGGCCTCGACGACCTCCAGAAGCGCACCGGCGCCGACGAGTTGATGCTCACCGCCAACGCCCACAGCGGCGACGTACGCCTGCGCTCCTACGAACTGATCGCGGACGCCTACCAGTTGCCCGCGGTCGGAGAGACTCAGGCCGGGGAGCCTCAGGCCTGA
- a CDS encoding putative bifunctional diguanylate cyclase/phosphodiesterase, whose amino-acid sequence MSGTSDGPAPAVDLVRPAVTESHIAASRRVGTPPHEERVPRVESLVAPPLDLSAGLPAELSAGLPADFLAGFPSGLSAGLPARLSAASPAGPPPRPGIDFEADGHPHTGTDPRADAHPHPHPSAGAGAPAGTDTEAGARTFRATFAAAPLAMAVVDREGLVVTANDTLAALLGAGPEGLTGRIAADLVDLASDARTWHAYREVLHGRQARLRCTRRLKHPDGHSLWAQVTVSPLPEEERAVLLSVSDISARRELQARLRHLQMHDPVTRLPNRTLFFERLSAALEAEAYEESGTGRIGLCYLDLDGFKAVNDTLGHRVGDRLLAAVAERLTRCANEAGYARPATPLVARLGGDEFALLVEDSTGTEQLADLADSVLKSLQVPFDLSGQRLSVSASIGVVERHAAGTTATGLMQAADTTLYWAKADGKSRWTLFDPERNAHRMTRQALSSTLRPAIEKGEFALEYQPLVCMEDGGVRGVEALVRWNHPQFGTLTPNRFIGLAEEDGSIVQLGRWVLATACRQARRWQLDHPDAEPIFVSVNVAVRQVWDSDLVADVAATLAETGLAPHLLQLELTESAVMGSAGRPLQALQALSDMGVRIAIDDFGTGYSNLAYLSRLPVSVLKLDGSFVRGFQYETGENGAGPDARSNPADEVIVEAMIQLAHRLGLTVTAECVETAGQASRLRRIGCDTGQGWLYSRPVAPDRISALLTAACSQA is encoded by the coding sequence GTGAGCGGAACGTCCGATGGGCCGGCGCCCGCGGTAGACCTCGTCCGGCCGGCCGTCACAGAGAGTCACATCGCGGCCTCTCGTCGCGTCGGGACCCCTCCTCACGAGGAACGGGTCCCACGCGTCGAATCCCTGGTCGCACCCCCTCTGGACCTCTCGGCGGGACTCCCCGCCGAGCTTTCTGCCGGACTGCCGGCCGACTTCCTCGCCGGATTTCCGTCCGGCCTGTCGGCGGGACTTCCGGCCCGGCTCTCGGCCGCTTCCCCGGCCGGTCCTCCGCCGCGCCCCGGGATCGACTTCGAGGCCGACGGCCACCCCCACACCGGCACCGATCCGCGTGCCGACGCCCATCCCCATCCCCATCCCAGCGCCGGCGCCGGAGCCCCTGCCGGCACCGACACCGAGGCCGGCGCCCGTACATTCCGCGCCACTTTCGCCGCCGCTCCCCTCGCGATGGCGGTCGTGGACCGGGAGGGTCTGGTCGTCACGGCCAACGACACCCTGGCCGCGCTCCTCGGCGCGGGCCCGGAAGGGCTGACCGGCCGGATCGCCGCCGACCTGGTGGACCTGGCCTCGGACGCCCGTACGTGGCACGCGTACCGCGAGGTGCTCCACGGCCGGCAGGCCAGGCTGCGCTGCACCCGACGCCTCAAACACCCCGACGGCCACTCCCTCTGGGCCCAGGTGACGGTCAGTCCGCTGCCCGAGGAGGAGCGCGCGGTGCTGCTCTCGGTCTCCGACATCAGCGCCCGCCGCGAACTCCAGGCCCGGCTGCGCCACCTGCAGATGCACGACCCGGTGACCCGGCTGCCCAACCGCACCCTGTTCTTCGAGCGACTTTCGGCCGCGCTGGAGGCGGAGGCGTACGAGGAGTCAGGCACCGGCCGGATCGGGCTCTGCTATCTGGACCTCGACGGGTTCAAGGCGGTCAACGACACGCTCGGCCACCGCGTCGGCGACCGGCTGCTCGCGGCCGTCGCCGAGCGGCTGACGCGCTGCGCGAACGAGGCCGGGTACGCGAGGCCTGCCACCCCGCTGGTCGCCCGGCTCGGCGGCGACGAGTTCGCGCTGCTGGTCGAGGACTCCACGGGCACGGAGCAGCTCGCGGACCTCGCCGACTCCGTACTGAAGTCCCTGCAGGTGCCGTTCGACCTCTCCGGGCAGCGACTCTCGGTCTCGGCCTCGATCGGTGTCGTCGAGCGGCACGCGGCCGGCACCACCGCGACCGGTCTGATGCAGGCCGCCGACACGACGCTGTACTGGGCGAAGGCCGACGGCAAGTCCCGCTGGACGCTGTTCGACCCGGAGCGCAACGCCCACCGGATGACACGCCAGGCCCTCTCCTCCACACTCCGCCCGGCCATCGAGAAGGGCGAGTTCGCGCTGGAGTACCAGCCGCTCGTGTGCATGGAGGACGGCGGGGTGCGCGGGGTCGAGGCACTGGTGCGATGGAACCATCCCCAGTTCGGCACACTGACGCCGAATCGGTTCATCGGACTTGCCGAAGAAGACGGTTCGATCGTGCAGCTGGGCCGCTGGGTTCTGGCCACCGCCTGCCGGCAGGCGCGCCGCTGGCAGCTGGACCACCCGGACGCGGAACCGATCTTCGTCAGCGTGAACGTGGCAGTGCGCCAGGTCTGGGACTCCGACCTGGTGGCGGACGTGGCGGCGACCCTCGCGGAGACCGGCCTCGCCCCGCACCTCCTGCAACTGGAGCTCACCGAGTCCGCGGTGATGGGCTCCGCGGGCCGCCCGCTGCAGGCCCTCCAGGCCCTCAGCGACATGGGCGTACGCATCGCGATCGACGACTTCGGCACGGGCTACTCGAACCTCGCCTACCTCAGCCGCCTGCCCGTCTCGGTGCTGAAACTCGACGGGTCGTTCGTGCGGGGCTTCCAGTACGAGACCGGCGAGAACGGCGCGGGTCCGGACGCCCGTTCCAACCCGGCGGACGAGGTCATCGTCGAGGCGATGATCCAGCTCGCGCACCGGCTCGGTCTGACGGTCACCGCCGAGTGCGTGGAGACCGCGGGACAGGCGTCACGGCTGCGGCGTATCGGCTGCGACACCGGCCAGGGGTGGCTGTACTCCCGGCCGGTGGCGCCGGATCGTATCTCCGCGCTGTTGACGGCGGCCTGCTCTCAGGCCTGA
- a CDS encoding M6 family metalloprotease domain-containing protein, with product MPRLLPLKGLTRGGVRPRWRGLGRPGSGRPGPGRRVPAWWRQTWRDRWWHAPAAVFTSMTALAATSLVTGPSVAVPLSMPCALKRTEAHHSEGLDTWNAAYPRPTRRLDAVMVFLSFPDADPLTTPDELTADYFPATSRFFERASYGRFQLRPHPLTEWIRMPRASTSYAIQRDWSAAARSAYLRDALAAADDRVDFSRYDIVYFVADPDAPGVDSDATKVVNMDTPLRADGKDIRRVVTVFERHPPDRLVLAHETGHVFDLPDLYHRPSDGKGDWDTYVGDWDLMGSQFGLAPDLFGWHKWKLGWLETRQVACVRDAGGRGTRLTLEPLGAGAGVAAAGSEVFERVGVPGAGPESEGMGFGSGNGTKLAVVRTGRDTAVAFEARGPVGNDAAVCSQGVLVYRIRGGTQSGGGPIEVVDAHPSSAACWDDSVYPPLADAPVGLGESFTVPGENVRVEVEDRTASGAWTVTISTGS from the coding sequence GTGCCGCGTCTGCTCCCCCTCAAGGGGCTCACCCGTGGCGGGGTTCGGCCCCGTTGGCGAGGCCTCGGCCGGCCCGGATCGGGTCGGCCCGGTCCTGGTCGGCGTGTACCGGCATGGTGGCGGCAGACCTGGCGCGACCGCTGGTGGCACGCGCCCGCGGCCGTGTTCACCTCCATGACGGCCCTCGCCGCCACCTCCCTGGTGACGGGCCCCTCGGTCGCCGTCCCGCTCTCCATGCCGTGCGCCCTCAAGCGCACCGAGGCGCACCACTCGGAGGGCCTGGACACCTGGAACGCCGCCTACCCGCGTCCCACCAGACGCCTCGACGCGGTGATGGTCTTCCTCTCCTTCCCGGACGCCGACCCGCTGACCACGCCGGACGAGCTGACGGCCGACTACTTCCCCGCCACCAGCCGCTTCTTCGAACGGGCCTCGTACGGCAGGTTCCAGCTCCGCCCGCACCCGCTCACCGAGTGGATCCGGATGCCGCGGGCCTCCACCTCGTACGCCATACAGCGCGACTGGAGCGCGGCGGCGCGCTCGGCGTATCTGCGCGACGCCCTCGCCGCGGCGGACGACCGGGTCGACTTCTCCCGCTACGACATCGTCTACTTCGTCGCCGACCCGGACGCGCCCGGCGTGGACTCGGACGCGACGAAGGTGGTGAACATGGACACGCCGCTGCGGGCCGACGGGAAGGACATCCGCCGGGTCGTCACGGTCTTCGAGAGGCATCCGCCCGACCGGCTGGTCCTGGCCCACGAGACCGGACACGTCTTCGACCTGCCCGACCTCTACCACCGCCCCTCCGACGGCAAGGGCGACTGGGACACGTACGTCGGCGACTGGGACCTCATGGGCAGTCAGTTCGGCCTGGCGCCCGACCTGTTCGGCTGGCACAAGTGGAAACTCGGGTGGCTGGAAACACGCCAGGTGGCGTGTGTTCGGGACGCGGGCGGACGGGGTACGCGGCTGACGCTGGAGCCTCTGGGGGCGGGGGCCGGGGTGGCCGCGGCGGGTTCGGAGGTCTTCGAGAGGGTGGGTGTTCCCGGTGCCGGGCCGGAGTCGGAGGGCATGGGATTCGGGTCGGGGAACGGGACGAAACTGGCGGTGGTGCGGACCGGGCGGGACACCGCGGTCGCCTTCGAGGCGCGCGGGCCGGTCGGCAACGACGCGGCGGTCTGCTCACAGGGAGTACTCGTCTACCGCATCCGCGGCGGGACCCAGTCCGGCGGCGGCCCGATCGAGGTCGTCGACGCGCACCCCTCGTCCGCGGCCTGCTGGGACGACTCGGTCTATCCGCCGCTCGCCGACGCGCCGGTCGGGCTCGGGGAGAGCTTCACCGTGCCGGGTGAGAACGTGCGCGTCGAGGTGGAGGACCGGACGGCTTCGGGGGCGTGGACGGTGACGATCTCGACCGGGAGCTGA
- a CDS encoding bifunctional DNA primase/polymerase — translation MSSDRNPVSIAPDSPGPGSGLDTGPGTVEPLPDRFDVSGVTSEGAAWLASAGTYPRSTLAFWEDRPTAPVVLSCGFAFDVVNAPAIFGRRMLDRLWDEGPGSGPVATYRGRMLLFAAPGTAQRLPALLEWEEWGSGGASERARTVPPLLCHGTGDAVTIPPPTPTVPAAPRAGSRPPAESRWLVAPDTRHPWLPTPAILLWAAIRAARSAARRRVPEPSPEAPISIFPPADQDAKVYDVSKRR, via the coding sequence ATGAGCAGCGATCGGAACCCGGTAAGCATCGCCCCCGACAGCCCCGGCCCAGGCTCCGGCCTCGACACAGGCCCGGGCACCGTCGAACCGCTCCCCGACCGGTTCGACGTCTCGGGGGTAACCTCCGAGGGCGCCGCCTGGCTCGCCTCGGCAGGCACGTACCCGCGCAGCACGCTCGCCTTCTGGGAGGACCGGCCCACCGCCCCGGTGGTCCTGTCCTGCGGCTTCGCCTTCGACGTCGTCAACGCGCCCGCGATCTTCGGCCGCCGCATGCTGGACCGGCTGTGGGACGAGGGGCCGGGATCGGGCCCCGTGGCCACCTACCGGGGCCGGATGCTCCTGTTCGCCGCGCCCGGGACCGCGCAGCGTCTGCCCGCGCTCCTGGAGTGGGAGGAGTGGGGCTCGGGCGGCGCCTCCGAGCGGGCCCGGACGGTCCCGCCGCTCCTCTGCCACGGCACCGGTGACGCGGTGACGATCCCGCCCCCCACCCCGACCGTCCCGGCCGCTCCCCGCGCCGGCTCCCGTCCGCCCGCGGAATCCCGCTGGCTGGTCGCCCCCGACACCCGCCACCCCTGGCTGCCGACCCCGGCGATCCTGCTCTGGGCGGCGATACGAGCTGCCCGGTCAGCGGCCCGCCGACGCGTCCCCGAGCCCTCCCCCGAGGCCCCGATATCGATTTTTCCTCCCGCCGATCAGGATGCTAAGGTCTACGACGTCAGCAAGCGCCGCTAG
- a CDS encoding AAA domain-containing protein produces MTTVFDPGAEAAHATDAILRDTLHGTSRGVVVDSPPGAGKSTLVVRAALELADAGRPLMVIAQTNAQVDDLVLRLAEKNPELPVGRLHSSDADPYDKALDDLRHVRKSSKAGDLAGLDVVISTAAKWAHVKGVEPWRHAIVDEAYQMRSDALLAVAGLFERALFVGDPGQLDPFAIVGSEQWAGLSYDPSASAVTTLLAHNPELPQHRLPVSWRLPASAAPLVSDAFYPFTPFRSGTGHGDRHLAFAVPSDGSGPDRVIDEAAESGWGLLELPARNTPRTDPEAIRALAQVVRRLLDRGGAATSERSPDPAPLTADRIAVGTAHRDQAAAVRSALAELGVTDVTVDTANRLQGREYDVTVVLHPLSGRPDATAFHLETGRLCVLASRHRHACIVVCRAGVTDLLDDHPSTEPVQLGVTVKFPDGWEANHAVLSHLAEHRVSWES; encoded by the coding sequence CGGCAAGTCCACGCTCGTCGTACGGGCCGCGCTCGAACTGGCCGACGCGGGACGCCCGTTGATGGTCATCGCGCAGACGAACGCGCAGGTCGACGACCTGGTGCTGCGGCTCGCCGAGAAGAACCCCGAGCTGCCCGTCGGCCGACTGCACAGCAGCGACGCGGACCCGTACGACAAGGCGCTCGACGACCTGCGACACGTCCGCAAGTCGTCGAAGGCCGGGGACCTGGCCGGGCTCGACGTCGTCATCTCGACGGCCGCGAAGTGGGCGCACGTCAAGGGCGTCGAACCGTGGCGGCACGCGATCGTCGACGAGGCGTACCAGATGCGGTCGGACGCGCTGCTGGCCGTGGCCGGGCTGTTCGAGCGGGCGCTCTTCGTGGGCGACCCGGGCCAGCTGGACCCGTTCGCGATCGTCGGCAGCGAGCAGTGGGCCGGGCTGTCGTACGACCCCTCGGCCTCCGCCGTCACGACGCTCCTCGCCCACAACCCGGAGCTGCCGCAGCACCGCCTCCCCGTCTCCTGGCGGCTTCCGGCGTCGGCCGCGCCGCTGGTCTCGGACGCGTTCTACCCCTTCACTCCGTTCCGCAGTGGCACCGGGCACGGCGACCGCCACCTCGCCTTCGCCGTCCCGTCGGACGGTTCGGGCCCCGACCGGGTCATCGACGAGGCGGCCGAATCGGGCTGGGGCCTGCTGGAACTGCCCGCCCGGAACACCCCGCGCACGGACCCGGAGGCGATCCGGGCGCTGGCCCAGGTCGTACGCCGGCTCCTGGACCGGGGCGGCGCGGCGACCTCGGAGCGATCCCCCGACCCGGCCCCGCTGACGGCCGACCGCATCGCCGTCGGCACCGCGCACCGCGATCAGGCGGCGGCCGTCCGCTCGGCCCTGGCGGAGCTGGGCGTCACGGACGTGACCGTGGACACCGCGAACCGTCTCCAGGGCCGCGAGTACGACGTGACGGTCGTCCTGCACCCGCTGTCGGGCCGCCCCGACGCGACGGCCTTCCACCTCGAAACGGGCCGCCTGTGCGTCCTGGCCTCCCGCCACCGCCATGCCTGCATCGTCGTCTGCCGCGCCGGCGTCACCGACCTCCTCGACGACCACCCGTCCACGGAGCCGGTCCAGCTCGGCGTCACGGTGAAGTTCCCGGACGGCTGGGAGGCGAACCACGCGGTGCTCTCCCATCTGGCGGAGCACCGGGTCTCGTGGGAGTCGTGA